The DNA region GGCCGACGAAGCAGGCGAAGCCGCTGCGGTAGCCCTCCGGCAGGTCCAGGTCGCCGAAGACCGGTGTGGCCGGCGCCGGCAGCGCGCCGAAGTCCTCGTCGAAGTCGTCCTCGTCGGTGTCGTCGAGGTCGTCCTCCTGGGCGTCCTCGTCGAGCTCCTCGATCTGCTCGTCGACCGGGTCCTGCTCGTCGTTCTCCTGCGGACCGCTCATGATCCTGCCTCCGTCCGAGCCTGGTCGTAGTCGGCCCAGATCTCCTCGTCGCTCTTGCCGGCGGCCTTGCCGGCCCGCCAGATCGGCCCGGGGTCCACCGCGCGCGGCTGGCGCTCCTTGACCGCCCGCCAGTAGCCCATCACGTCGTAGTGGGTGCTGGGCATCCGTCGTACCCGCATCAGGTGCTTGCGGATCGCCCGCATCTGGGCGGACTCGCCGGCCATCCAGAAGTAGCCGGTGCCCTCAGGCCAGTCCAGGTCCTCGACGACCTCCGCGAGCCGTGACCCGGTCTGCCCCGGCGCACCCCAGGTCACCCGCGCCGCGGCGGGCAGGTACGACCCGAGCTCCTCGGGCAGGTCCGGCACCTCGGCGTACACGTGCACCGGCAGGTCCGGGTGGGTCTCCGCGATCCGGGCCATCGCGGGCAGCGCGGTGAGGTCGCCGACCAGCAGCAGCCAGGCGGCGTCGTCGGGCTCGAGGAACGACCCCTTGGGCTCGGTGATGGTGACCTGCTGGCCGACCGGGTCGCCGGAGGCGCCCAGCGCCCACTCGGTCACCAGGCCGACCGGGTGCACGACCACGTCCAGCACCAGCCGGCCGTCGGCGAACGAGCGGACCGTGTAGTACCGCGACTGGAACTGGCCGGGCACCACCAGTCCGACCCACTCGTCGGGGATGCCGGTCGAGGCGAAGCCCGCCAGGCCGGGCCCACCCAGGGTGAGCCGGATCAGGTGCGGGCTGACCTGCTCCCGCCCCAGTACGTCGGCGGTGTACTGCGCTGCCCGGACACTCACCGGCCCAGGCTAGCGGGCACCGGCCTCAGACCCCGAAGTCGTGGCGCAGCGGGTAGCCGCTGCGCCCCTCGACGGTGCGGGTGGCGAGGACGTGGTGCAGCTGGATCTCGTTGCGCTCGAACGCGATCCGCGACCCGGCCATGTAGAGGCCCCAGACCCGCGCCGTGGCCTCGCCGGTCTCGGCCACACAGGCGTCCCAGTTCTCCACGAGGTTGCGGCTCCACCCGGCCAGCGTCCTGGCGTAGTGCACCCGGATGTTCTCGTGGTGCTGCACCTCCAGGCCGGCGTCCTCGATCGCGCGCACGATCGTCCCCGAGCCGGTGAGCTCACCGTCGGGGAAGACGTAGCGGTCGATGAACGCCCCGGCGCTGGCCTTGCGCGGGTTGTCGTGGCGGGTGATGCAGTGGTTGAGGATCCGCCCCTCGGGCTTGACCTTGTCCCGCATGAACCCGAAGTACGCCGGGTAGTTGGCCACGCCGATGTGCTCGGTGAGGCCGATCGAGCTGATCGCGTCGAAGTCGCCCTCGGTCACGTCCCGGTAGTCGGAGAACCGCACCTCGGCGACGTCGTCGAGGCCCTGGCGCTTGATCTCCTCGCCCGCCCAGGTCGCCTGCTCCCGGGAGAGGGTGACCCCAGCGCGCGGACCCCGTAGTGCGCGGCGGCGTGCCGGACCATCCCGCCCCAGCCGCAGCCCAGGTCGAGCAACCGGTCGCCGGGCCCGAGGCCCAGCTTCTGGCAGATCAGGTCGTACTTGTGCTCCTGCGCCTGCTCCAAGGTGGCGTCCGCGGTCGGGTAGAGCGCGCAGGTGTAGGTCATCGACGGCCCGAGCACGTGCTCGTAGAAGGTGTTGGAGACGTCGTAGTGGTGGTGGATCGCGTCCGCGTCCCGCTCCTGGGAGTGGCGACCCCAGGTCGCGAAGGAGCGCAGGCCCTCCAGGCGGTGCCGCCACCCGGGCAGGTGCTCCTGGGGCGGCGGGGGCGGCGGCAGCAGGTGGCTGACCCCCAGCTCGCGCACGATGCGGACCAGCTCGGCCGGACCCGGGAGCCCGAAGTCGGTGTGGTCCTTGAGCAGCGAGAACGCCGCGTAGGGGTCGCCCGGGTGGGCGCCGTGCAGGACCAGGTCGCCGCTCACGTAGGCGCGGGCCAGCCCGAGGTCGCCCGGAGCGCTGAGGATGTAGGACAGACCTCGCTCGTTGACCAGCTCCACGCGGTACGGACCGTCCGGCGGACCGGCCTCGCTACCGTCGTACGCACTGATTCCCAGAGGAATGCCGCCGGGGAAGAGGGACGCGATCGCCGGAGCGATCCCACCTGTGGTCATCGACGCTGCACCGCCTTGTCGTAGAGGTTGGTCAATCGGTCGTCGGGGTCGTAGCGGCGCTTCACCGCCGTCAGGTTCTCGGTGTTGTAGAGGGTCGCGAACGTGGACTCGTCGTAGAAGGCCTCGGAATAGAGCGACTTGTGCCCGCCCAGGGCGTGGACGCGCTCCTCGATGGCGCGGTTGACCGGCGCCTCGGTCGCCTCCGGCCCGACGTGGACCGTGCCCCAGAAGCCGGCGTTCACGTACAGCCGGCCGGGCTCGAGCGGGTACGTCGCCCACGGCCGACCCGAGACCAGGGGGCACAACCACACCGGGCGCATCCCGACGGCCTCGTCGAACCAGTCCAGGAACTCCCCGATCCGCTCGGCCGGCACCTCGATGTCCTGCACCACGCGCTCGCGCAGCGGCCGGCCCGCCCGTCGGTCGAGCCGGTCGGCGATGGAGAAGCGGCGGTCCAGGCCGAGCAGTCGCATGTAGACGTCGGAGCGCCGCCAGCGGCGCGGCCAGGCACGCCGGATCAGCGGGTGCTGCGCGCCGAAGGCGCCGGAGCACCAGAACCAGTCGGTGTCCCAGCGCCAGAGGTAGTCGTAGACGGTCAGCAGGTCCTGCTCGCGTTCCTGCACCGAGCGGAAGTAGATCTGCTGCCCGGTGTAGTCGCTGGGCCCGTCGAGGCCCGGGACGACGCCCGGGTCGTCGGT from Nocardioides sambongensis includes:
- a CDS encoding FAD-binding oxidoreductase, with the translated sequence MTLRAPEQHRRAVARLAASYDAIEAGRPVRLAKRTTNLFRARSAVSSPGLDVSGLDGVLSVERDGPDGPVAEVQGMCTYEDLVDATLPHGLIPLVVPQLRTITLGGAVTGLGIESTCFRNGLPHESVLEMDVFTGAGEVVTTRPGDDLFDAFPNSYGSLGYATRLRIRLEPVPAYVALRHVRFDDAALLAKTMAEVTETGEYDGRPVQGMDGVAFAPGEYYLTLARWTDDPGVVPGLDGPSDYTGQQIYFRSVQEREQDLLTVYDYLWRWDTDWFWCSGAFGAQHPLIRRAWPRRWRRSDVYMRLLGLDRRFSIADRLDRRAGRPLRERVVQDIEVPAERIGEFLDWFDEAVGMRPVWLCPLVSGRPWATYPLEPGRLYVNAGFWGTVHVGPEATEAPVNRAIEERVHALGGHKSLYSEAFYDESTFATLYNTENLTAVKRRYDPDDRLTNLYDKAVQRR
- a CDS encoding siderophore-interacting protein, coding for MSVRAAQYTADVLGREQVSPHLIRLTLGGPGLAGFASTGIPDEWVGLVVPGQFQSRYYTVRSFADGRLVLDVVVHPVGLVTEWALGASGDPVGQQVTITEPKGSFLEPDDAAWLLLVGDLTALPAMARIAETHPDLPVHVYAEVPDLPEELGSYLPAAARVTWGAPGQTGSRLAEVVEDLDWPEGTGYFWMAGESAQMRAIRKHLMRVRRMPSTHYDVMGYWRAVKERQPRAVDPGPIWRAGKAAGKSDEEIWADYDQARTEAGS